A genomic window from Streptomyces sp. MST-110588 includes:
- a CDS encoding UDP-N-acetylmuramoyl-L-alanyl-D-glutamate--2,6-diaminopimelate ligase yields MTTITPHPGNRSRSRPSLRPGPAAPGTLTAVSHADQSHHAHKDASGKYPGAPRPEQVRPTPLADLAERLGIPAPAPAAAQPDDGGAAPRAQVTGITHDSRAVRPGDIYAALPGARFHGADFAAQAADLGAAAILTDPAGRDRAAATGLPLLVVDDPRASMGGLAAQVYGEPGADLLQIGITGTSGKTTTAYLIEGGLRAASRASGGGPTGLIGTVESRIGDERLKSERTTPEATDLQALFAVMRERGVRSVAMEVSSHALVLGRVDGCVFDVAVFNNLSPEHMEFHSGMEDYFQAKAQLFTTARSRAGVVNLDDEYGRRLAGGVSEVPVTTFSAEGHPDADWRAADVEVGATGSTFTALGPNGESVRAAAPIPGPFNVANALAAITALVVAGIDPQTAADGVAAVPGVPGRLERVDAGQPYLAVVDYAHKTDAVESVLRALRKVTEGRIHAVLGCGGDRDRHKRAPMGAALARLADTAVLTSDNPRSEDPLAILATMLAGAAEVPVHERGTVLVEEDRAAAIAAAVARAEPGDTVLVAGKGHEQGQDIAGVVRPFDDRLVLREAIEAASAPGQRPTSGQPPRPGSQPESEQQRNSQQQPNHQG; encoded by the coding sequence GTGACGACCATCACCCCCCACCCCGGGAACCGCTCCCGCTCGCGGCCCTCACTTCGCCCCGGGCCCGCCGCGCCCGGTACGCTCACCGCCGTGTCACACGCTGATCAGTCCCACCACGCCCACAAGGACGCCTCCGGGAAATACCCCGGAGCGCCCCGCCCCGAGCAGGTCCGCCCCACCCCCCTCGCGGACCTCGCCGAGCGGTTGGGCATCCCGGCCCCGGCCCCCGCAGCCGCGCAGCCCGACGACGGCGGCGCGGCGCCCCGGGCCCAGGTCACCGGCATCACCCACGACTCGCGGGCGGTCCGCCCCGGCGACATCTACGCGGCCCTGCCGGGCGCCCGCTTCCACGGCGCCGACTTCGCCGCCCAGGCCGCCGACCTCGGCGCCGCGGCGATCCTGACCGACCCCGCGGGCCGCGACCGCGCCGCCGCCACCGGTCTGCCCCTCCTGGTCGTGGACGACCCGCGCGCCTCCATGGGGGGCCTGGCCGCCCAGGTCTACGGGGAGCCGGGTGCGGACCTCCTCCAGATCGGCATCACCGGCACCTCCGGCAAGACCACCACCGCGTACCTCATCGAAGGCGGGCTGCGCGCCGCCTCCCGCGCGAGCGGCGGCGGCCCGACCGGCCTCATCGGCACCGTCGAGTCCCGGATCGGCGACGAGCGCCTGAAGTCCGAGCGGACCACGCCCGAAGCCACCGACCTCCAGGCGCTCTTCGCGGTCATGCGCGAGCGCGGCGTCCGGTCGGTCGCCATGGAGGTCTCCAGCCACGCGCTGGTCCTGGGCCGCGTGGACGGCTGCGTCTTCGACGTGGCGGTCTTCAACAACCTCAGCCCGGAGCACATGGAGTTCCACTCCGGCATGGAGGACTACTTCCAGGCCAAGGCCCAGCTCTTCACCACCGCCCGCAGCCGCGCCGGTGTGGTCAACCTCGACGACGAGTACGGCAGGCGGCTGGCCGGCGGGGTGTCCGAGGTCCCGGTCACCACCTTCTCCGCCGAGGGCCACCCGGACGCCGACTGGCGGGCCGCGGACGTGGAGGTCGGCGCGACCGGCTCCACCTTCACCGCCCTGGGCCCTAACGGCGAGTCCGTACGCGCCGCCGCGCCCATCCCCGGCCCCTTCAACGTCGCCAACGCGCTCGCCGCCATCACGGCCCTGGTGGTCGCCGGCATCGACCCGCAGACCGCCGCCGACGGCGTCGCCGCGGTCCCCGGCGTACCCGGCCGCCTGGAGCGCGTGGACGCCGGCCAGCCCTACCTGGCGGTCGTCGACTACGCCCACAAGACCGACGCCGTCGAATCGGTCCTGCGCGCCCTGCGCAAGGTCACCGAGGGACGCATCCACGCCGTGCTGGGCTGCGGCGGCGACCGCGACCGGCACAAGCGCGCCCCCATGGGCGCGGCTCTCGCCCGCCTGGCCGACACCGCCGTACTGACCTCCGACAACCCCCGCTCCGAGGACCCCCTGGCGATCCTGGCCACCATGCTCGCGGGCGCCGCGGAGGTACCCGTCCACGAACGCGGCACCGTCCTGGTCGAGGAGGACCGGGCCGCCGCGATCGCCGCCGCCGTAGCCCGCGCCGAGCCCGGCGACACCGTGCTCGTCGCCGGCAAGGGCCACGAGCAGGGCCAGGACATCGCCGGAGTGGTACGCCCCTTCGACGACCGTCTGGTCCTGCGTGAGGCCATCGAGGCCGCGTCGGCGCCCGGACAGCGGCCGACGTCCGGGCAGCCCCCGCGGCCCGGGTCACAGCCCGAGTCCGAGCAGCAGCGCAACTCCCAGCAGCAGCCGAACCACCAGGGATGA
- the murF gene encoding UDP-N-acetylmuramoyl-tripeptide--D-alanyl-D-alanine ligase — MISLSLAEIASIVGGQQHDIPDPDGQVTGPVVFDSREVRPGSLFAAFAGERADGHDFARSAVQAGAAAVLATRPVGVPAIVVDDVVAALGALARSVVGRLGTNVVGLTGSAGKTSTKDLIGQLLSRLGPTVCPAGNLNNEIGLPVTALRADATTRHLVLEMGARGIGHIRYLAGLTPPRIGVVLNVGSAHIGEFGGREQIAEAKGELVEVLPSADEGGVAVLNADDPYVRAMAARTKARVVLFGEAADAHVRAGNVRLTEQGRPSFTLHTPSGCSEVTMRLYGEHHVSNALAAAAVAHESGMPVDEIAVALSEAGTLSRWRMEVTERADGVTVVNDAYNANPESMRAALRALVAMGKASQEAGGRTWAVLGEMAELGEESLAEHDAVGRLVVRLNVSKLVAVGGREAAWLDMGAKNEGSWGEESVHVSDAQAAIDLLRSELQPGDVVLVKASRSVGLERVAAALLEGEGGTGARGGAGAR, encoded by the coding sequence GTGATCTCCCTGTCCCTCGCCGAGATCGCGAGCATCGTCGGCGGGCAGCAGCACGACATACCGGACCCGGACGGACAGGTCACCGGGCCGGTCGTGTTCGACTCCCGTGAGGTGCGCCCCGGCAGCCTCTTCGCCGCCTTCGCCGGCGAGCGCGCCGACGGCCACGACTTCGCGCGCTCCGCCGTCCAGGCAGGCGCGGCGGCCGTACTGGCGACCCGCCCCGTCGGCGTCCCGGCGATCGTCGTCGACGACGTCGTCGCCGCGCTCGGGGCGCTGGCCAGATCCGTCGTCGGGCGGCTGGGCACCAACGTCGTCGGGCTCACCGGCTCGGCCGGCAAGACCAGCACCAAGGACCTGATCGGCCAGCTCCTGTCCCGTCTGGGCCCCACCGTGTGCCCCGCCGGGAACCTCAACAACGAGATCGGCCTGCCGGTCACCGCGCTGCGCGCCGACGCCACGACCCGGCACCTGGTCCTGGAGATGGGCGCCCGCGGCATCGGCCACATCCGCTACCTCGCCGGGCTGACCCCGCCGAGGATCGGTGTCGTCCTGAACGTCGGCAGCGCGCACATCGGCGAGTTCGGCGGCCGGGAGCAGATCGCCGAGGCCAAGGGCGAGCTGGTGGAGGTCCTGCCGTCGGCCGACGAGGGGGGCGTGGCCGTGCTGAACGCCGACGACCCCTACGTACGCGCCATGGCCGCGCGCACCAAGGCCCGGGTCGTCCTGTTCGGCGAGGCCGCCGACGCCCACGTACGCGCCGGAAATGTCCGGCTCACGGAGCAGGGACGGCCCTCCTTCACGCTTCACACACCCTCCGGGTGCAGCGAAGTGACCATGCGCCTGTACGGTGAGCACCACGTGTCGAACGCGCTCGCCGCGGCAGCCGTCGCCCACGAGTCGGGCATGCCCGTAGACGAGATCGCCGTGGCGCTCTCCGAAGCCGGCACGCTCTCCCGGTGGCGTATGGAGGTCACCGAGCGCGCGGACGGCGTGACGGTCGTCAACGACGCCTACAACGCGAACCCCGAATCCATGCGGGCGGCGCTCCGCGCGCTCGTCGCCATGGGCAAGGCCTCCCAGGAGGCCGGGGGACGTACGTGGGCGGTGCTCGGTGAGATGGCCGAGCTGGGCGAGGAGTCACTCGCCGAACACGACGCGGTCGGACGCCTGGTCGTCCGGCTCAACGTCAGCAAGCTCGTGGCAGTCGGCGGCAGGGAAGCCGCCTGGCTCGACATGGGCGCCAAGAACGAGGGTTCGTGGGGTGAGGAGTCGGTGCACGTGTCCGACGCGCAGGCGGCGATCGACCTGTTGCGCAGCGAGCTGCAGCCGGGAGACGTCGTGCTGGTGAAGGCGTCCAGGTCGGTGGGGCTGGAGCGGGTCGCCGCGGCATTGCTGGAGGGCGAGGGCGGCACCGGCGCCCGGGGCGGGGCCGGCGCCCGATGA